In the Populus trichocarpa isolate Nisqually-1 chromosome 1, P.trichocarpa_v4.1, whole genome shotgun sequence genome, one interval contains:
- the LOC18093967 gene encoding adenine phosphoribosyltransferase 3 isoform X2: MSAYRDEDPRIHDIKTRIRVVPNFPKPGIMFQDITTLLLNPKAFKDTIDLFVERYKGKNISVVAGIEARGFIFGPPIALAIGAKFVPLRKPRKLPGEVISEKYILEYGRDCLEMHVGAVKSGERALVVDDLIATGGTLCAAMNLLGVHCFPCDREVTTRTCWSRSG, encoded by the exons ATGTCGGCTTACAGAGATGAAGATCCTCGTATTCATGACATCAAAACTAGGATTCGTGTTGTTCCCAATTTTCCAAAACcag GTATTATGTTTCAAGATATCACCACCCTATTACTGAATCCTAAAGCATTCAAGGACACAATTGATTTGTTTGTTGAGAGATACAAAGGCAAAAACATTTCAGTTGTtgcag GAATAGAGGCTCGGGGATTTATATTCGGACCTCCCATTGCTTTGGCAATAGGAGCAAAGTTTGTTCCTCTGAGAAAACCAAGGAAGTTGCCTG GCGAAGTTATTTCAGAAAAGTATATTCTAGAATACGGAAGAGATTGTCTTGAGATGCATGTTGGAGCAGTCAAATCGGGTGAACGTGCTTTGGTGGTTGATGATTTGATTGCCACTGGTGGCACTCTGTGTGCTGCCATGAATTTACTCG GGGTTCATTGCTTCCCATGTGATAGAGAAGTTACTACAAG AACGTGCTGGAGCAGAAGTGGTTGA
- the LOC18093967 gene encoding adenine phosphoribosyltransferase 3 isoform X1 has translation MSAYRDEDPRIHDIKTRIRVVPNFPKPGIMFQDITTLLLNPKAFKDTIDLFVERYKGKNISVVAGIEARGFIFGPPIALAIGAKFVPLRKPRKLPGEVISEKYILEYGRDCLEMHVGAVKSGERALVVDDLIATGGTLCAAMNLLERAGAEVVECACVIELPDLKGRERLNGKPLYVLVESH, from the exons ATGTCGGCTTACAGAGATGAAGATCCTCGTATTCATGACATCAAAACTAGGATTCGTGTTGTTCCCAATTTTCCAAAACcag GTATTATGTTTCAAGATATCACCACCCTATTACTGAATCCTAAAGCATTCAAGGACACAATTGATTTGTTTGTTGAGAGATACAAAGGCAAAAACATTTCAGTTGTtgcag GAATAGAGGCTCGGGGATTTATATTCGGACCTCCCATTGCTTTGGCAATAGGAGCAAAGTTTGTTCCTCTGAGAAAACCAAGGAAGTTGCCTG GCGAAGTTATTTCAGAAAAGTATATTCTAGAATACGGAAGAGATTGTCTTGAGATGCATGTTGGAGCAGTCAAATCGGGTGAACGTGCTTTGGTGGTTGATGATTTGATTGCCACTGGTGGCACTCTGTGTGCTGCCATGAATTTACTCG AACGTGCTGGAGCAGAAGTGGTTGAATGTGCATGTGTAATTGAATTACCAGATTTGAAG